A stretch of the Chanos chanos chromosome 1, fChaCha1.1, whole genome shotgun sequence genome encodes the following:
- the nudt12 gene encoding NAD-capped RNA hydrolase NUDT12 encodes MFNAHLSAKDEMVEKFLDYAAKGDLEKISAMISHSTTLINERGEQGWTALMFAARNGHYEVAKILISNGCDKSLVNKSGQTAYDIAKFWGYKHIAKLFINGGDSNLHNLLPCTGVGDQEIYFNREFLNRMSEKRTNSEWLAAKQSSPETVFIVFYNLNLLVTSGPDKETASQPNVKLCKLNASSVEALLKKIDTTVVFLGVEKEVKKSSSSPTADEDGLVAWFALNTDEDPTECLKSIDANSFYIKRPMPDLLFLNEDEAGVTAHARSVLAWHSRYKFCPTCGSETRVDEGGHKRTCLREDCKSLKGVHNTCYPRVDPVVIMLVLHPDGNQCLLGRKKIFPPGMFSCLAGFIEPGETIEEAVRREVLEESGVRVGPVQYVSCQPWPMPSSLMIGCHSVALSTDIKVDENEIEEARWFTRQQVVDALLKAKQAVFTMPPRQAVAHNLVKHWIGMNANL; translated from the exons ATGTTTAACGCTCATCTTAGTGCCAAAGATGAAATGGTGGAGAAATTCTTGGATTATGCAGCCAAGGGAGACTTGGAGAAAATATCAGCAATGATCTCCCATTCGACCACACTGAtcaatgagagaggagaacaaggCTGGACTGCTTTAATGTTTGCAGCAAGAAATGGGCACTATGAAGTGGCTAAAATCCTCATTTCAAATGG GTGTGACAAATCCTTGGTAAACAAGTCGGGTCAAACTGCGTATGATATAGCCAAATTTTGGGGCTACAAGCACATTGCAAAGTTGTTCATAAACGGTGGAGACAGTAATCTTCATAACCTTCTGCCATGCACTGGTGTCGGGGACCAAGAAATCTACTTCAACAGGGAATTTCTCAACAGAATGAGTGAAAAACGAACCAACTCGGAGTGGCTTGCAGCAAAACAGTCCTCACCTGAAACagttttcattgtattttacAACTTGAACCTTCTTGTCACGTCGGGACCAGACAAGGAAACAGCTAGTCAGCCCAATGTGAAACTGTGCAAACTCAATGCTAGCTCTGTAGAAGCATTATTAAAGAAGATTGACACAACAGTTGTTTTCCTTGGGGTGGAGAAAGAGGTTAAAAAATCCTCTTCATCTCCGACGGCAGATGAGGATGGACTCGTTGCCTGGTTTGCTCTTAACACAGATGAAGATCCAACAGAGTGTCTGAAATCCATAGATGCAAACAGCTTCTACATCAAACGTCCAATGCCAGATCTCCTGTTCCTGAATGAGGATGAGGCAG GGGTCACTGCACACGCGAGGTCAGTGCTGGCCTGGCATAGTCGCTATAAATTTTGCCCAACTTGTGGGTCTGAGACCAGAGTGGATGAAGGTGGGCACAAGAGGACGTGTTTGAGAGAGGACTGCAAAAGTCTCAAAGGTGTCCACAATACATGTTACCCAAGAGTTG aTCCTGTTGTGATTATGCTGGTCCTTCACCCTGACGGAAATCAGTGTTTATTGGGAAGAAAGAAGATTTTTCCTCCAGGAATGTTCTCATGTCTTGCTGGATTCATTGAGCCAG GTGAAACCATAGAAGAGGCAGTAAGGAGAGAGGTGCTGGAGGAGAGCGGAGTTAGAGTTGGCCCTGTCCAGTATGTGTCCTGTCAGCCCTGGCCAATGCCCTCCAGCTTAATGATAGGATGCCACTCCGTAGCCTTATCCACTGACATCAAAGTAGATGAGAATGAAATTGAAGAAGCTCGCTGGTTCACTCGACAGCAG GTAGTAGATGCTCTTTTAAAAGCTAAGCAGGCAGTTTTCACCATGCCCCCGAGACAAGCTGTTGCCCATAACTTGGTCAAACACTGGATTGGTATGAATGCAAACCTCTAA
- the gramd2b gene encoding GRAM domain-containing protein 2B isoform X1 — MCSVTPHAPMTGSVSVRSEAENGGEERQHKMVKPDAPTLVESEPEILMRRSKPAIVRSKTLDQSLLLQMQSDGETKTERKKPQSGQFSRFTNAQYRKIFKDISKDEPLRQSYTCALQKDILYQGRLFVTENWICFHSKVFGKDTKIAVPTSSISAIKKTKTAILVPNALVIETETERHLFVSFLSRDTTYKFLMSVCPHLDEKSVGSRRGHDFRVDPTSLPLGFSADLFNTDRGVRQRQNIEDSSSSDSHSPNYEKIPAFRNVVKQGTIPAHQNSHVDQTDSHHKVPSVSEGVTCDIKSLRPVSLNTLLAVYLFLVGILVLSSCYMAFKIISLEERLISLNSLKTFSYSGDDYLNGYSDDEHGEISTVLSMNILTLEKIQRNLQKLLEETQL; from the exons ATGTGTTCTGTTACACCACATGCACCCATGACTGGTTCTGTGTCTGTACG CTCTGAAGCagaaaatggaggagaggagagacaacaCAAAATGGTAAAGCCTGATGCACCAACATTAGTGGAAAGTGAACCAGAAATCTTGATGAGGAGAAGTAAACCAGCCATAGTGCG GAGTAAAACATTAGACCAGTCACTTCTGTTGCAAATGCAGAGTGATGGTGAAACAAAGACTGAGAGGAAGAAACCCCAATCTGGTCAA ttttccAGGTTTACAAATGCCCAATATCGGAAAATTTTCAAAGACATTAGTAAGGATGAGCCTCTCAGACAGA GTTACACTTGTGCCTTACAGAAAGATATTCTATATCAAGGAAGACTATTTGTCACAGAAAATTGGATCTGTTTCCACTCTAAGGTTTTTGGCAAAGACACTAAG ATTGCGGTACCAACTTCCTCAATTTCagcaataaagaaaacaaagactgcTATTTTAGTGCCAAATGCACTAGTGattgaaactgaaactgagcgA CATCTCTTTGTATCATTCTTGTCTCGGGACACCACATACAAGTTTTTGATGTCAGTATGTCCCCATCTTGAT GAGAAGAGTGTTGGAAGCAGGCGTGGGCATGACTTCAGAGTGGATCCTACATCTCTTCCTTTG gGTTTCTCTGCAGATCTGTTCAACACAGATCGAGgggtcagacagagacagaacatcGAGGACAGCAGCAGCTCAGACTCACATTCCCCAAATTATGAGAAAATCCCAG CTttcagaaatgtggtgaaacaAGGAACTATCCCTGCCCATCAAAACAGCCATGTTGATCAAACAGACTCACATCATAAAG TTCCCTCAGTATCAGAAGGGGTTACGTGTGATATCAAATCTCTGAGACCAGTGTCCCTGAATACACTTCTGGCTGTCTACTTATTTCT AGTTGGCATACTTGTCTTATCGTCTTGTTATATGGCTTTCAAGATAATATCTTTGGAGGAGCGTCTGATTTCTTTAAACTCTCTGAAAACCTTTTCTTACAGTGG AGATGACTACCTCAATGGATACTCTGATGACGAGCATGGAGAGATCTCTACAGTGCTTTCCATGAACATACTCACACTAGAAAAG ATCCAGAGAAACCTACAGAAGCTATTAGAAGAGACCCAGTTATGA
- the gramd2b gene encoding GRAM domain-containing protein 2B isoform X2 — translation MCSVTPHAPMTGSVSVRSEAENGGEERQHKMVKPDAPTLVESEPEILMRRSKPAIVRSKTLDQSLLLQMQSDGETKTERKKPQSGQFSRFTNAQYRKIFKDISKDEPLRQSYTCALQKDILYQGRLFVTENWICFHSKVFGKDTKIAVPTSSISAIKKTKTAILVPNALVIETETERHLFVSFLSRDTTYKFLMSVCPHLDEKSVGSRRGHDFRVDPTSLPLGFSADLFNTDRGVRQRQNIEDSSSSDSHSPNYEKIPAFRNVVKQGTIPAHQNSHVDQTDSHHKVPSVSEGVTCDIKSLRPVSLNTLLAVYLFLVGILVLSSCYMAFKIISLEERLISLNSLKTFSYSGFRDDYLNGYSDDEHGEISTVLSMNILTLEKIQRNLQKLLEETQL, via the exons ATGTGTTCTGTTACACCACATGCACCCATGACTGGTTCTGTGTCTGTACG CTCTGAAGCagaaaatggaggagaggagagacaacaCAAAATGGTAAAGCCTGATGCACCAACATTAGTGGAAAGTGAACCAGAAATCTTGATGAGGAGAAGTAAACCAGCCATAGTGCG GAGTAAAACATTAGACCAGTCACTTCTGTTGCAAATGCAGAGTGATGGTGAAACAAAGACTGAGAGGAAGAAACCCCAATCTGGTCAA ttttccAGGTTTACAAATGCCCAATATCGGAAAATTTTCAAAGACATTAGTAAGGATGAGCCTCTCAGACAGA GTTACACTTGTGCCTTACAGAAAGATATTCTATATCAAGGAAGACTATTTGTCACAGAAAATTGGATCTGTTTCCACTCTAAGGTTTTTGGCAAAGACACTAAG ATTGCGGTACCAACTTCCTCAATTTCagcaataaagaaaacaaagactgcTATTTTAGTGCCAAATGCACTAGTGattgaaactgaaactgagcgA CATCTCTTTGTATCATTCTTGTCTCGGGACACCACATACAAGTTTTTGATGTCAGTATGTCCCCATCTTGAT GAGAAGAGTGTTGGAAGCAGGCGTGGGCATGACTTCAGAGTGGATCCTACATCTCTTCCTTTG gGTTTCTCTGCAGATCTGTTCAACACAGATCGAGgggtcagacagagacagaacatcGAGGACAGCAGCAGCTCAGACTCACATTCCCCAAATTATGAGAAAATCCCAG CTttcagaaatgtggtgaaacaAGGAACTATCCCTGCCCATCAAAACAGCCATGTTGATCAAACAGACTCACATCATAAAG TTCCCTCAGTATCAGAAGGGGTTACGTGTGATATCAAATCTCTGAGACCAGTGTCCCTGAATACACTTCTGGCTGTCTACTTATTTCT AGTTGGCATACTTGTCTTATCGTCTTGTTATATGGCTTTCAAGATAATATCTTTGGAGGAGCGTCTGATTTCTTTAAACTCTCTGAAAACCTTTTCTTACAGTGG TTTCAGAGATGACTACCTCAATGGATACTCTGATGACGAGCATGGAGAGATCTCTACAGTGCTTTCCATGAACATACTCACACTAGAAAAG ATCCAGAGAAACCTACAGAAGCTATTAGAAGAGACCCAGTTATGA
- the gramd2b gene encoding GRAM domain-containing protein 2B isoform X3 produces MQSDGETKTERKKPQSGQFSRFTNAQYRKIFKDISKDEPLRQSYTCALQKDILYQGRLFVTENWICFHSKVFGKDTKIAVPTSSISAIKKTKTAILVPNALVIETETERHLFVSFLSRDTTYKFLMSVCPHLDEKSVGSRRGHDFRVDPTSLPLGFSADLFNTDRGVRQRQNIEDSSSSDSHSPNYEKIPAFRNVVKQGTIPAHQNSHVDQTDSHHKVPSVSEGVTCDIKSLRPVSLNTLLAVYLFLVGILVLSSCYMAFKIISLEERLISLNSLKTFSYSGDDYLNGYSDDEHGEISTVLSMNILTLEKIQRNLQKLLEETQL; encoded by the exons ATGCAGAGTGATGGTGAAACAAAGACTGAGAGGAAGAAACCCCAATCTGGTCAA ttttccAGGTTTACAAATGCCCAATATCGGAAAATTTTCAAAGACATTAGTAAGGATGAGCCTCTCAGACAGA GTTACACTTGTGCCTTACAGAAAGATATTCTATATCAAGGAAGACTATTTGTCACAGAAAATTGGATCTGTTTCCACTCTAAGGTTTTTGGCAAAGACACTAAG ATTGCGGTACCAACTTCCTCAATTTCagcaataaagaaaacaaagactgcTATTTTAGTGCCAAATGCACTAGTGattgaaactgaaactgagcgA CATCTCTTTGTATCATTCTTGTCTCGGGACACCACATACAAGTTTTTGATGTCAGTATGTCCCCATCTTGAT GAGAAGAGTGTTGGAAGCAGGCGTGGGCATGACTTCAGAGTGGATCCTACATCTCTTCCTTTG gGTTTCTCTGCAGATCTGTTCAACACAGATCGAGgggtcagacagagacagaacatcGAGGACAGCAGCAGCTCAGACTCACATTCCCCAAATTATGAGAAAATCCCAG CTttcagaaatgtggtgaaacaAGGAACTATCCCTGCCCATCAAAACAGCCATGTTGATCAAACAGACTCACATCATAAAG TTCCCTCAGTATCAGAAGGGGTTACGTGTGATATCAAATCTCTGAGACCAGTGTCCCTGAATACACTTCTGGCTGTCTACTTATTTCT AGTTGGCATACTTGTCTTATCGTCTTGTTATATGGCTTTCAAGATAATATCTTTGGAGGAGCGTCTGATTTCTTTAAACTCTCTGAAAACCTTTTCTTACAGTGG AGATGACTACCTCAATGGATACTCTGATGACGAGCATGGAGAGATCTCTACAGTGCTTTCCATGAACATACTCACACTAGAAAAG ATCCAGAGAAACCTACAGAAGCTATTAGAAGAGACCCAGTTATGA
- the LOC115823133 gene encoding solute carrier family 12 member 2 produces the protein MSDSPAPPASAESAQSQSRFQVDPVAEAAAAAASGAPIAGAIQVPPGTKSAMTPAKPTEATTGSEEAKGRFRVVNFAGPCGGVSPADGSSEFAQNSETVRSEASLHSSTGGLTHFSDTHSSTYYLRTFGHNTIDAVPNIDFYRQSAAPLGEKLVRPTLSELHDELDKEPFEDGFANGEEPTAGEEALVKDMSESKGMVKFGWIKGVLVRCMLNIWGVMLFIRMSWIVGQAGIALSCAIIAMAVVVTTITGLSTSAIATNGFVKGGGAYYLISRSLGPEFGGSIGLIFAFANAVAVAMYVVGFAETVVELLDSVDALMTDEINDIRIVGTLTVILLLGISVAGMEWEAKAQIVLLVILLAAILNYFIGSFVPMDFKEPMGFFGYKAAILIENMGPDFRDGETFFSVFAIFFPAATGILAGANISGDLSDPQLAIPKGTLLAILITGIVYVAVAISSGASILRDATGDNNDTIIGSLENCTDAACTLGYDFSICQEGGCKFGLQNDFQVMSMVSLFGPLITAGIFSATLSSALASLVSAPKVFQALCKDNIYPGIGVFAKGYGKNNEPLRGYVLTFCIALAFILIAELNVIAPIISNFFLASYALINFSVFHASLANSPGWRPSFKYYNKWVSLAGAVLCCVVMFVINWWAALVTNVIVMALYIYVSYKKPDVNWGSSTQALMYNQALSHCLHLTGVEDHIKNFRPQCLVMSGYPNARPALIHLVHAFTKNVGLMVCGHVRTGSRKPSYKDMMNDQIRYQRWLLKKHIKAFYTPVYAEDLRQGAQYLLQATGLGRLKPNTLVFGFKNNWQDWDMKDVETYINTIHDAFDLQYGTVLIRLKEGLDISHIQGQDEFLSSHEKTPGTKDILLSINTGKDSDSDTSKPSSKAASFQSSPVIHRDVKSFPVQLSIADEKLLAASQQFKKKQCKGTIDVWWLFDDGGLTLLIPYLLTNKKKWKDCKIRVFIGGKINRIDHDRRAMAALLSKFRIDFSDINVLGDINIKPKKQNKEKFEELIEPYRLKEEDMEQEAAEKLKAEEPWRITDNELQLYRAKTNRQIRLNELLKEHSSTANLIVMSMPLARKGTVSSALYMSWLDTLSKDLPPILLVRGNHQSVLTFYS, from the exons ATGTCGGATTCACCTGCGCCACCTGCATCGGCAGAATCAGCACAAAGTCAAAGTAGATTTCAAGTGGATCCGGTGGCAGAGGCAGCAGCCGCAGCTGCGAGTGGGGCACCCATAGCTGGAGCTATTCAAGTGCCACCCGGCACAAAATCAGCAATGACCCCAGCCAAACCAACCGAGGCCACGACAGGAAGTGAGGAAGCCAAAGGTAGATTTCGTGTGGTAAACTTTGCAGGTCCGTGTGGAGGTGTAAGCCCAGCAGACGGATCATCAGAATTTGCACAGAACAGTGAAACAGTAAGGAGCGAAGCCAGTTTGCATTCCTCTACTGGAGGTCTCACACATTTTTCTGACACTCACTCCAGTACCTATTACCTGAGAACATTTGGCCACAACACTATTGATGCGGTGCCAAACATCGATTTCTACCGACAATCCGCAGCGCCTCTTGGAGAGAAGCTTGTCCGACCAACACTGTCGGAGCTTCACGATGAGCTTGACAAG GAGCCATTTGAAGATGGCTTTGCTAATGGGGAGGAGCCAACAGCTGGTGAAGAAGCTTTGGTTAAAGACATGTCAGAGTCAAAGGGCATGGTGAAGTTCGGCTGGATCAAAGGTGTCTTG GTGCGATGCATGCTGAACATTTGGGGAGTGATGTTGTTTATCCGAATGTCATGGATTGTAGGCCAAGCTGGGATTG CTCTCTCATGTGCAATTATTGCTATGGCAGTAGTTGTAACCACCATCACTGGACTTTCCACTTCAGCAATTGCAACCAATGGTTTCGTGAAAGGAG GTGGAGCATACTATTTGATATCCAGGAGTTTGGGTCCTGAATTTGGTGGATCCATTGGTCTAATTTTTGCCTTTGCTAACGCTGTTGCTGTTGCCATGTACGTTGTGGGTTTTGCAGAAACAGTTGTGGAGCTTCTAGAT AGCGTGGATGCCCTTATGACAGACGAAATTAACGACATTCGTATTGTCGGCACCCTCACAGTCATTTTACTTTTGGGGATCTCTGTGGCAGGAATGGAGTGGGAGGCTAAG GCCCAGATTGTGTTACTTGTCATTCTGCTGGCGGCTATCCTCAACTACTTCATTGGGTCATTTGTACCAATGGACTTTAAGGAGCccatgggtttttttggctACAAAG CTGCGATACTGATAGAAAACATGGGACCAGACTTCAGAGATGGTGAGACGTTCTTCTCCGTGTTTGCCATCTTCTTTCCTGCTGCAACTGGCATTTTGGCAGGAGCCAACATCTCAGGCGACTTATCG GACCCACAGTTGGCAATTCCAAAAGGAACTCTTTTGGCCATCCTGATAACTGGCATTGTTTATGTAGCGGTAGCAATTTCATCGG gAGCTTCCATACTACGAGATGCAACAGGAGATAACAATGATACCATCATTGGCTCACTGGAGAACTGTACAGATGCTGCCTGTACTCTGGGTTATGATTTCTCCATCTGCCAGGAGGGTGGCTGCAAATTTGGGCTCCAGAATGACTTTCAG gtcatgAGCATGGTGTCACTCTTTGGTCCTCTTATCACTGCTGGTATTTTCTCTGCAACATTATCATCTGCTCTTGCCTCCTTAGTCAGTGCCCCCAAAGTGTTCCAG GCTTTGTGCAAGGATAACATCTATCCTGGTATTGGTGTGTTTGCCAAAGGTTATGGGAAAAACAACGAACCTCTTCGCGGCTATGTTCTTACTTTCTGCATTGCTCTTGCCTTCATTCTGATTG CGGAGCTAAACGTGATTGCTCCCATCATTTCAAACTTCTTCCTAGCCTCCTATGCCTTAATCAATTTCTCTGTCTTCCATGCCTCGTTGGCGAACTCTCCAG GATGGCGTCCAAGttttaaatattacaataaATGGGTTTCGTTGGCTGgagctgtgttgtgctgtgtggtcATGTTTGTCATCAACTGGTGGGCTGCCCTCGTAACAAACGTAATTGTCATGGCACTTTACATATATGTCAGCTACAAGAAACCAG ATGTAAACTGGGGCTCATCCACTCAAGCACTAATGTACAACCAAGCCTTGTCTCACTGCCTACACCTCACTGGAGTGGAAGACCACATCAAGAACTTCAG ACCACAGTGCCTTGTGATGAGTGGGTATCCCAATGCCAGACCTGCACTGATTCACTTAGTGCATGCTTTCACAAAGAATGTGGGCTTGATGGTCTGTGGACACGTCCGAACG GGTTCCCGAAAGCCAAGCTACAAGGACATGATGAATGATCAAATTCGGTACCAGCGCTGGCTTCTGAAAAAGCACATCAAGGCCTTTTACACACCAGTGTATGCAGAGGACCTAAGGCAGGGAGCCCAGTACCTGCTGCAG GCAACAGGTTTGGGTCGTTTGAAACCTAATACACTAGTGTTTGGTTTCAAGAACAACTGGCAGGACTGGGATATGAAAGATGTGGAAACATACATCAACACTATACA TGATGCCTTTGACCTACAGTATGGTACAGTTCTCATCAGGCTGAAGGAGGGACTTGATATATCCCATATCCAAGGCCAAG ATGAATTTTTGTCATCCCATGAGAAAACTCCAGGGACAAAGGACATTTTGTTGTCTATCAACACAGGCAAGGACTCTGACAGTGATACCTCAAAACCATCATCTAAAGCTGCAAGTTTTCAAAGCAGTCCAGTCATTCACAGAG ATGTCAAAAGTTTTCCTGTGCAGCTAAGCATAGCTGATGAGAAGCTTCTGGCAGCCAGTCAGCAATTCAAGAAGAAACAGTGCAAAGGAACCATAGATGTTTGGTGGCTATTTGATGATGGAG GGTTAACTCTACTGATACCATATTTGCTGACCAACAAGAAAAAATGGAAGGACTGTAAGATCCGAGTGTTCATTGGAGGAAAGATCAACAGGATTGACCATGATCGCAGGGC AATGGCTGCTCTCCTGAGCAAGTTCCGGATAGACTTTTCAGACATCAATGTACTTGGAGACATCAACATAAAACCTAAAAAGCAAAA CAAAGAGAAGTTTGAGGAACTGATTGAACCGTACAGACTTAAAGAAGAAGACATGGAGCAAGAAGCAGCAGAGAAACTTAAGGCGGAGGAGCCCTGGAGGATCACAGATAATGAGCTGCAACTGTACAGGGCCAAG ACAAACCGTCAAATCAGGTTGAATGAACTGCTTAAGGAACACTCAAGCACGGCAAATCTCATTGTCAT GAGTATGCCACTTGCCAGGAAAGGAACAGTATCCAGTGCCCTCTACATGAGCTGGTTGGACACTTTGTCAAAAGACCTGCCTCCCATTCTCCTTGTGCGAGGAAACCATCAAAGTGTTCTCACCTTTTACTCTTAA